From Rhodamnia argentea isolate NSW1041297 chromosome 10, ASM2092103v1, whole genome shotgun sequence, a single genomic window includes:
- the LOC115742259 gene encoding uncharacterized protein LOC115742259 isoform X2 — translation MAGGVNRKISAASARSHTRRANRQSSPLTLHSGIFTKLLVVLFVGILALVYQAIQPTAPKIPGTPDGPPVTSPRIKLRDGRHLAYKEHGKPKDIAKYKIVFVHGFDSCRHDAVVANTLSQEIIDDLGIYIVSFDRPGYGESDPDPKRTPKSIALDIEELADKLGLGSRFYVIGYSMGGQVVWGCLKYIPHRLAGAVLLTPVINYWWPGFPANLSTEAYYQQFRQDQWTLRVIHYTPWLTYWWNTQKWFPASSVVAFHPDILSPPDKALISKLAPRGPYVVQVRQQGEYESIHRDLMIGFGTWEFDPMDLENPFPNGRGSVHLWQGDNDLFVPVTLQRFIAHRLPWIKYHELPQTGHFFAHAAGMCDAIVKTLLVGETAASA, via the exons ATGGCGGGAGGTGTGAACAGGAAGATATCAGCTGCATCGGCTAGGTCTCACACTAGAAGAGCTAATAGGCAGAGCTCTCCTCTTACACTGCATTCAG GGATTTTCACCAAATTGTTGGTGGTTTTATTTGTTGGGATTCTTGCATTGGTGTATCAAGCAATCCAACCCACTGCACCGAAGATACCGGGAACTCCAGATGGTCCCCCTGTTACATCACCAAGGATAAAGCTTAGAGATGGAAGACATTTGGCATACAAAGAACACGGCAAGCCAAAGGACATAGCAAAGTATAAAATTGTGTTCGTCCATGGATTTGATTCTTGTCGGCATGATGCTGTTGTGGCCAACACTTTATCTCAG GAAATTATCGATGACTTGGGTATATACATTGTGTCCTTTGATCGACCTGGTTATGGGGAGAGTGATCCTGACCCAAAACGAACACCGAAGAGCATTGCATTAGACATAGAAGAGCTTGCTGATAAATTGGGTCTAGGGTCAAGATTTTATGTGATCGGATATTCCATGGGAGGGCAGGTGGTCTGGGGCTGCCTCAAATACATCCCTCACAG ACTAGCAGGAGCAGTCCTTCTGACTCCGGTCATCAACTACTGGTGGCCTGGTTTTCCAGCAAACCTGTCGACTGAAGCATACTACCAACAATTTCGGCAAGATCAATGGACTCTCCGGGTCATTCATTACACTCCCTGGCTTACCTATTGGTGGAACACTCAAAAATGGTTTCCTGCTTCTAGTGTTGTGGCTTTTCATCCTGATATTCTTTCTCCTCCTGACAAGGCACTCATTTCCAAGCTTGCACCGAGAGGACCATATGTAGTA CAGGTAAGACAGCAGGGAGAATACGAGAGTATCCACCGAGACCTGATGATCGGGTTCGGTACCTGGGAGTTCGACCCAATGGATTTGGAAAACCCATTTCCCAACGGCAGAGGATCCGTGCATTTATGGCAGGGCGACAATGATTTGTTCGTGCCTGTCACGCTGCAGCGTTTCATCGCCCACCGGCTTCCCTGGATTAAGTATCACGAGCTACCCCAGACTGGCCACTTCTTTGCCCATGCCGCCGGCATGTGCGATGCCATAGTGAAGACACTTCTAGTTGGGGAAACCGCAGCATCCGCATAA
- the LOC115742259 gene encoding uncharacterized protein LOC115742259 isoform X3, whose product MAGGVNRKISAASARSHTRRANRQSSPLTLHSVLFVGILALVYQAIQPTAPKIPGTPDGPPVTSPRIKLRDGRHLAYKEHGKPKDIAKYKIVFVHGFDSCRHDAVVANTLSQEIIDDLGIYIVSFDRPGYGESDPDPKRTPKSIALDIEELADKLGLGSRFYVIGYSMGGQVVWGCLKYIPHRLAGAVLLTPVINYWWPGFPANLSTEAYYQQFRQDQWTLRVIHYTPWLTYWWNTQKWFPASSVVAFHPDILSPPDKALISKLAPRGPYVVQVRQQGEYESIHRDLMIGFGTWEFDPMDLENPFPNGRGSVHLWQGDNDLFVPVTLQRFIAHRLPWIKYHELPQTGHFFAHAAGMCDAIVKTLLVGETAASA is encoded by the exons ATGGCGGGAGGTGTGAACAGGAAGATATCAGCTGCATCGGCTAGGTCTCACACTAGAAGAGCTAATAGGCAGAGCTCTCCTCTTACACTGCATTCAG TTTTATTTGTTGGGATTCTTGCATTGGTGTATCAAGCAATCCAACCCACTGCACCGAAGATACCGGGAACTCCAGATGGTCCCCCTGTTACATCACCAAGGATAAAGCTTAGAGATGGAAGACATTTGGCATACAAAGAACACGGCAAGCCAAAGGACATAGCAAAGTATAAAATTGTGTTCGTCCATGGATTTGATTCTTGTCGGCATGATGCTGTTGTGGCCAACACTTTATCTCAG GAAATTATCGATGACTTGGGTATATACATTGTGTCCTTTGATCGACCTGGTTATGGGGAGAGTGATCCTGACCCAAAACGAACACCGAAGAGCATTGCATTAGACATAGAAGAGCTTGCTGATAAATTGGGTCTAGGGTCAAGATTTTATGTGATCGGATATTCCATGGGAGGGCAGGTGGTCTGGGGCTGCCTCAAATACATCCCTCACAG ACTAGCAGGAGCAGTCCTTCTGACTCCGGTCATCAACTACTGGTGGCCTGGTTTTCCAGCAAACCTGTCGACTGAAGCATACTACCAACAATTTCGGCAAGATCAATGGACTCTCCGGGTCATTCATTACACTCCCTGGCTTACCTATTGGTGGAACACTCAAAAATGGTTTCCTGCTTCTAGTGTTGTGGCTTTTCATCCTGATATTCTTTCTCCTCCTGACAAGGCACTCATTTCCAAGCTTGCACCGAGAGGACCATATGTAGTA CAGGTAAGACAGCAGGGAGAATACGAGAGTATCCACCGAGACCTGATGATCGGGTTCGGTACCTGGGAGTTCGACCCAATGGATTTGGAAAACCCATTTCCCAACGGCAGAGGATCCGTGCATTTATGGCAGGGCGACAATGATTTGTTCGTGCCTGTCACGCTGCAGCGTTTCATCGCCCACCGGCTTCCCTGGATTAAGTATCACGAGCTACCCCAGACTGGCCACTTCTTTGCCCATGCCGCCGGCATGTGCGATGCCATAGTGAAGACACTTCTAGTTGGGGAAACCGCAGCATCCGCATAA
- the LOC115742259 gene encoding uncharacterized protein LOC115742259 isoform X1: MAGGVNRKISAASARSHTRRANRQSSPLTLHSGIFTKLLVVLFVGILALVYQAIQPTAPKIPGTPDGPPVTSPRIKLRDGRHLAYKEHGKPKDIAKYKIVFVHGFDSCRHDAVVANTLSQEIIDDLGIYIVSFDRPGYGESDPDPKRTPKSIALDIEELADKLGLGSRFYVIGYSMGGQVVWGCLKYIPHRLAGAVLLTPVINYWWPGFPANLSTEAYYQQFRQDQWTLRVIHYTPWLTYWWNTQKWFPASSVVAFHPDILSPPDKALISKLAPRGPYVPQVRQQGEYESIHRDLMIGFGTWEFDPMDLENPFPNGRGSVHLWQGDNDLFVPVTLQRFIAHRLPWIKYHELPQTGHFFAHAAGMCDAIVKTLLVGETAASA; the protein is encoded by the exons ATGGCGGGAGGTGTGAACAGGAAGATATCAGCTGCATCGGCTAGGTCTCACACTAGAAGAGCTAATAGGCAGAGCTCTCCTCTTACACTGCATTCAG GGATTTTCACCAAATTGTTGGTGGTTTTATTTGTTGGGATTCTTGCATTGGTGTATCAAGCAATCCAACCCACTGCACCGAAGATACCGGGAACTCCAGATGGTCCCCCTGTTACATCACCAAGGATAAAGCTTAGAGATGGAAGACATTTGGCATACAAAGAACACGGCAAGCCAAAGGACATAGCAAAGTATAAAATTGTGTTCGTCCATGGATTTGATTCTTGTCGGCATGATGCTGTTGTGGCCAACACTTTATCTCAG GAAATTATCGATGACTTGGGTATATACATTGTGTCCTTTGATCGACCTGGTTATGGGGAGAGTGATCCTGACCCAAAACGAACACCGAAGAGCATTGCATTAGACATAGAAGAGCTTGCTGATAAATTGGGTCTAGGGTCAAGATTTTATGTGATCGGATATTCCATGGGAGGGCAGGTGGTCTGGGGCTGCCTCAAATACATCCCTCACAG ACTAGCAGGAGCAGTCCTTCTGACTCCGGTCATCAACTACTGGTGGCCTGGTTTTCCAGCAAACCTGTCGACTGAAGCATACTACCAACAATTTCGGCAAGATCAATGGACTCTCCGGGTCATTCATTACACTCCCTGGCTTACCTATTGGTGGAACACTCAAAAATGGTTTCCTGCTTCTAGTGTTGTGGCTTTTCATCCTGATATTCTTTCTCCTCCTGACAAGGCACTCATTTCCAAGCTTGCACCGAGAGGACCATATGTA CCGCAGGTAAGACAGCAGGGAGAATACGAGAGTATCCACCGAGACCTGATGATCGGGTTCGGTACCTGGGAGTTCGACCCAATGGATTTGGAAAACCCATTTCCCAACGGCAGAGGATCCGTGCATTTATGGCAGGGCGACAATGATTTGTTCGTGCCTGTCACGCTGCAGCGTTTCATCGCCCACCGGCTTCCCTGGATTAAGTATCACGAGCTACCCCAGACTGGCCACTTCTTTGCCCATGCCGCCGGCATGTGCGATGCCATAGTGAAGACACTTCTAGTTGGGGAAACCGCAGCATCCGCATAA